The following is a genomic window from Flavobacterium crassostreae.
AAATAGCATGATTTGTTTTGACTTCTAGGGCACAAAGGTACATCTTTTGGGGTTAATGCTGCCTTGATGACGCATTATGGTTTATGGTTGGCCAATTGCTTGTAGTTGCTATTTCTTTGCAAAACAACTTTGTCTGTTTCGTTAATTTTAAAACTATATTTGCGCACTTAAAAGCGATAGATACTTAATTTTAGAAGAGAATGAATCAAGAATTAGAAGCCCTAGGAGCCATCCCGCCCGAAGAGATTAGCCGTTGTATTGCCATTCTCTCTCAGCTAAACACCCATACGGACCAAATATTTGCCATTCCAAAAGAGCAAAGAACAGCCTTGATTAAAGCTGCAGGGCAATTTTCGAGACCAGATCGAGAGGAGTTTTCTCGTCGTAAAAAAGATGCAAAAGCCATAGCAAAACGCAAAAAAGAAAAACAAGACCGAACAGCTCGTAAAGAAACCGGAATTCGCTATGCCCGAGAATCCGCTGTTTTTGTTGCGCCAATATGTATAGCTGCCACAGATATTGACCAAAAGGAGCAATTAGAGTTAAAAATTTCCAGAAATTGTTATGTATGCAAAACCCCTTTTACACAAATGCATCATTTTTATGACAGTATGTGTGCCAATTGCGGAGACTTTAATTATGCCAAACGCTTTCAAACCGCCAATGTAGCAGGGCAGGTGGCTGTGGTTACGGGTTCTAGATTAAAGATTGGCTACCACATCACCTTAATGCTCTTGCGTGCAGGGGCAACGGTTATTGCTACTACTCGTTTTCCGGTAGATTCGGCCTTGCGTTTTGGAAAAGAACCCGATTTTGTAGATTGGGGACATCGTTTAAAAATTCATGGCTTGGATTTGAGACACATTCCTTCGGTGGAGATTTTTTGTAATTTTATAGAACAAAAATATGACCGTCTGGATATATTGATTAATAATGCAGCCCAAACAGTGCGTCGTCCTGCGGGGTTTTATACCCATATGATACAAAACGAAGAACGAGCTGTGACAGATTTGCCCAAACAAGCACAAGAGTTGTTGGTGGATCACAGTAATTGTTTAGAAGAATTGAAAGTGTTGACCTTGGGAGCTTCTTCAAATCAAAATATGCCGGTCAGCTGGCATGGTCCAGAACCAGGAATAGGTTTAAGGGCTTCGGCCAAATTGTCTCAGATTCCGTACTCGTTTGATAATGCACTTGTAGCTGCCGAAGTTTTTCCAGAAGGAGAACTTGATGCCGATTTGCAACAGCTAGATTTACGAAAAACCAACAGCTGGCGTCTAAAGTTAGGACAAATAGAAACCACAGAGATGATTGAAGTCCAATTAGTAAATTCCGTAGCGCCTTTTGTATTGTGTAACCGCCTTTCGGAAGTAATGAAGAAAGACAATACAGGTCAAAAACACATCATTAATGTATCTGCCATGGAAGGCAAGTTCCATCGGTTTTTTAAAGAAGCACGCCATCCACATACCAATATGGCCAAGGCTGCTCTAAATATGCTTACGCACACGGCTGCTGGGGATCTGGCAAAATCAGGAATATTTATGAATGCTGTAGATACGGGTTGGGTAACGGATGAAGATCCCGCAGAACTAGCCAAGAAAAAACAAGAGCTCGAAGATTTTCAGCCTCCACTAGATATTGTCGATGGCGCAGCACGGGTTATGGATCCCTTATTTGATGGTATCAATACGGGCCAACACTGGTGTGGAAAGTTTTTAAAAGACTATAAAACAATACCTTGGTAAATATAAGGATTTGGTTACTTTTTTTAAAATAGTAATGCAGTTGGTCTGTATAAATGGTGTTTTCATCGCTAATTTTGATTATATAGGGCTAATTTTTGTTAAAAGACAGATAATAAGTGGTAACTTTATTTAGTTGTTAACTCTAAAACTAGCTGCCATGAAAAGAATTTTACCTATAATTAAGCAAGCGGTATTACTGGTTACTATTGTTTTTTGCAGTAATACTACAATTGCACAAGAAATCCCATTCAATTGTGATTTTAGTGCATACCTTTTTCAAAATAACGATGTTTATGCCATAGATTTGGCTTCTGGGAATTCTATTTTGGTAGCGTCAGACGTTACCTCAGGGAATATTAACGGTACGGGTTACAATCCTAAAGACGGTTATATTTGGGGGTATTTGTCTTCTCCTTCTAAATCTATAGTCCGAATAGGCAAGAATTTTACCGCCAATGTATTTACCATTCCAGAATTGCCAGACGGCAATAAGTATGTTGGAGATGTTAGTGCTGCCGGAATCTATTATTTTAAAGCAGGGGGGAGCACCTTTTA
Proteins encoded in this region:
- a CDS encoding SDR family oxidoreductase; translation: MNQELEALGAIPPEEISRCIAILSQLNTHTDQIFAIPKEQRTALIKAAGQFSRPDREEFSRRKKDAKAIAKRKKEKQDRTARKETGIRYARESAVFVAPICIAATDIDQKEQLELKISRNCYVCKTPFTQMHHFYDSMCANCGDFNYAKRFQTANVAGQVAVVTGSRLKIGYHITLMLLRAGATVIATTRFPVDSALRFGKEPDFVDWGHRLKIHGLDLRHIPSVEIFCNFIEQKYDRLDILINNAAQTVRRPAGFYTHMIQNEERAVTDLPKQAQELLVDHSNCLEELKVLTLGASSNQNMPVSWHGPEPGIGLRASAKLSQIPYSFDNALVAAEVFPEGELDADLQQLDLRKTNSWRLKLGQIETTEMIEVQLVNSVAPFVLCNRLSEVMKKDNTGQKHIINVSAMEGKFHRFFKEARHPHTNMAKAALNMLTHTAAGDLAKSGIFMNAVDTGWVTDEDPAELAKKKQELEDFQPPLDIVDGAARVMDPLFDGINTGQHWCGKFLKDYKTIPW